The genome window GGCTCCTTTAAATTTGAACCTGGCCCTTGATGCTGTCAATCCAAACCCCGGATGACCTGGCTGGTTGTGAACATGGTGCTCCCAGAGTTCTCTGatggcagggagatgcagtggtcatctctgcgctgctcagaaactcctccttgcagagctaataacatccttgttcgcttactgtgatgcacactgaacagagctgcatgctctggcatttagctccccttccatggcttcctaacagccaactcagaaatctattaattagatttataggaagcttgtttttcccattccttctatctctttattagacagttaaactagcataaagtctataatatttcttccagttttctttcatgacagcaatacttaggtgaagtacatcaactggaaattaaagaaatttagtcagaaaacttgcaggaaagaaccaacagaaaagatcacataaagcagagaataaagacaccagaaataaaattgcatgacaaacatgagaatcagtgttaaaagaatagaaaaaagtacaaaagcctcaaaaaatcccccagaaacagtatgaaaagcaatgactgacttcagaaatgaaaaatacaaagaacataacaaatgatttcagatctgatcctatcagaaggaaatctgatttcaaaagaaagaaagaagcagttatgaagacatttctatgaaaagatgtacaataaaagatttgaaaactgtatcttcaaaactattttaaagactagaaaaagaaagggatatgtCTTAAAATATGCTAACGCGGAGACATGTAATACAAGATGTTCTCTCAGTGAAAAGAAGTATTTTGACAGGTGTATCAAGATTTACCACCAATCTCAGTGaccccatcaaaaaagaaaaaaaaaagaactttaaaggaattattttaaaatagctgtaacaacctaccaggcagatcttggatgcaaacagctcacaattatctctgtggctggaaagagatcaaaccttatttctgcgctatttttacaggaggcaaagtaggacagtcatatcacactgctccagataataatgcaaacaaaggctacttgagaacatgcaaccaaataaacaggggcaagtcatgagctgtgaactgagctgcaccgatatttagagatttctggaaaagtctgCCACAAGCAACAGCAATCCCTTGGAAGCAGGGACATGAGCTCCTGGCCACAGCCCACCACGACCATCATTAGAGCTCTGAGCGGCAAGGATTACACAGGATTGTGCCTCTCATCATACAGATGATTCGCAAGGGAGAtttccagcaggaggaggagaagtgccttctgccacaggtggAGCTGAACCAGACGTCCCTCGTGCATGGATGATCCCACAGCTGTGGCGGCACGGATGTTGGCTCAGGACAGCTGGCTGAGGGCTGTCTGGgcttgttccctgcctgctctAAAATGGGGCTGCTGGAAACTCCACTGTCATTAGTCATGGAgggcattattttaaaggtaggCAGGCTCTGGAGTGTAGACACACACATTTCTCCTGTaacatcttctttaaaatgaattaactttctcAGTCCAAAAAAACGGAGCTTTTTGCAGGTGGGGGAAACAATGTGTGTATGTTACAGGCTCTTCCTTTGACTGCATCAGAGTTTTTCCATAACTGCACATTCATGAAAGATCTTGATTGCCAGGCATCGTAAAACCAAATAAGACTGGAAGTtaaattgtgaaaacaagtatttaagctatttgtccctcaggccaccagttctgaaattcaaatgcaaaagagttgagatagtccataggctgctgtttgcatactagtgatattcctaaaatgtttgtgaaattcagtgaataaCATTCTGCACTGTGGTTAAAGCTGGAGGCCAGACTAAATGGCTGTAATCCATTCTAACCTTGACTCCATTAAACTGCAAATTGAACCATAGTGAAATTAATCTACTAACTGCACTTAAATGTtggaacattttgcaaatgctctgtgaaagcCTAAAGCCTCAACATCTGTATTTAGTGACTAGAATTCAACTGACTGCAGACAACCTTCCTTCAGAAGTCATCTGTGTACTTAATAACACCtgccctgcagtctccctgccaagAAGTATGACGTAGAATCTCCTCTCTAAAACTAAGTTTCTAGACTTCTAGGACCAGATAGTATGTCCTCATTCTCCCATGAAAGTCCTAAGCCACGCTTTGTGGAAAAAGGACATCTACTTAGGATTAATCCATGGTACAGTGAAAGacaatttgaagaaagatattaaaggtcAGGTGCTTTCCAAAAAGGGCAATACACAGGAGGGCTGACAACACCATATTGCCCCAGTTAGTCATTCTTATTAATCTCAGACTGCAGTTACTGGGAGACTTTTGTATCAGAGGTatagaaaagggagcagggatcTCTTATGGGGCTAATGCTGAGCGGTGGGTCTGCAGTGTCCTCCCTGCTTGCTGGCgcgaggctgcagctgcacagcaagcacTGTGCCAAGAGCTCACTGGGTCCCCGCGCAATGGCTCTCATTTCCCCAGGCACGGGGATTTGGAACTGAGGGAGTGTAATCTGGATAAAAAGCCTCTCTAAGCTGATTTGAGCTGTACCCCTAGGCCTGCTACctaaaaggatgcactgaagggagATTAAAAAGGATTGCAGGCCACCTTGTGATAGAAAGTGCCTGTCCATAACAGTGTGAAATGCCAGTTTGGAAGGAGCAGCATTCTGGAAACCAAAGTCGGCACTACCGACAGGAATCCAAGAGAGCAAGGCCTGTATTTCTATATGTGCAATGTTTATCACTGCTCGTGCCAGTGGAATAAGCAAGATAAGGCCCAAGTCTTAGACACAGAGCAatggagaggaaacaaagaagacaaagatgtccCTGAAGCAGATCACTGCACTTGAGTTGCTCATTACCTATACGGCCATGCCCAGGAGTTCAGAGACAGCTGTAACAATTAAGTGATTAAATatccacacacatatatttaaattcaatcagaatcacatatttgctgatttctgaccttttgtttctcatttgaatcacattttccactttcacagtcacactgaagaggttgtgagcagaggctgccgttctgcctgttgaggagttcctggcaggtcttgggagggaatagctactgtgatgctgtgtacttcaggcacttcaaaaaaaaaaagggggtgacatacaggactggaataattttctcagaattgtatCAGGTAACATACAGGAAAAAGTTCTAAGTGCTGTGGATAAATTAAACTCAAATGGATTATATGTTATTTCACATTGAAGCGTAAGTATCTCCTTGGGTTTTTAAATTGTCCCTACATAGTAGTTTCTGAATCCATTGGCTAAATTTCAACCAGATCttacagagcagggaagggggttcaaaggtaattaatttcttatgaaatgtgaaaaaataggcAACTGAATAAGAAGTAGTGTAAGTATCCCAACTGAGAGAAAGATCGTCGTGTGAGCTCAAAGTATGCTAGGCACCAGAgactgagctgcagagggaaggcctTTGCAGATGTACAAATTCCAGATAAAGCCTCAGTCGGGATTTTCTGTCAGTCATGAGACATAAGCCTCCTTCATCTGCTCTACTGCTCAGGGACTGTGTGTGGTGATGGGCAGCTCAGAGCAATGAGCTCTTGTCTTTTCTTTGCACAGGGTAGGGTGAGTTCTCTCTCACCCACCAACAAAGACGGAGCAGCTCTGCTAGCCGTCCTGGCCCAAAGTAACATACGCAATAAGTTGCATTTAACAGGAGGTAGCAACTGTAAGTGAGGAGGGCCAGAACAGGAGGCTATCACCCCCCTCTCAAATGCTCTACAGACCATCGGAGCCCAGACCCTGATACTGGAGCTGTTGGTCTCAGTCTACTTTCCGCAGAGTCTGGAGTGatgttttctattattcagaacaaaaagagtAGATGAATACAATCAGTATAGGAAGATTGATCTAGCAGTGTAAGTTATTTATTCTTGGTCTGTAACTGCATTGAACACTGAAGATTCATTCTCCTCTGCTCATTTcagggcatcttttttcttttctttcttttcttacagtcattcctgggacctttttccatcatccataatgaaaattaaacatagagtttcagagaatacctggaaatgtagATTTTTACTGGCTACTTCTGGGTACTTCAAAAAATGCTAGCCTGGGTTGCAatgattttgttagaaataaactaccaatttcaaaggagaagtgtaaaatatgtttgccacttcccctatatgatattccatctttaaaatcaaagaaataaacccctcactgctgactgctttattgctgggtagaaggcaaaggcatctgtgtcctttctgccctgcttcatctctgccatctgcagggatatttctacctaggaaagcttttcctgtctgattgatgcaatcactcaggtgtggtcatatccacatggacaatcatcctgggcagggagcttattagttctcacagttcactggttaaaacactcacccagtgccttggacattcagcttcaaatcacttccctgcttgaagggatattctgccacagcagccactgccagggtgACTATCTTTCCACCCCAGCTCTGGGTTAGTTTGGATGTCCACCACCTCTCTTGGTCATGCTGGTCCACTTCGCAGACCAGTGAAACATACAGGTACATGAGAACCAGGACCCGGGAGCGCCATGCCAATGCATGGGTCCCACTTctcttggaagagagaaattaatgcagtccatgtgcttgcaagagaccagtgccagcaccagatgggccaccttaaatgcagcatggcagctcttcgagtttttgtctggctccagataggtgggtctgtctcctctcagcaagagacataagtttctttcctttctcagagtctcccagccctacttaaatcagaacttttatttttggtaagggaagtgattccaaaccatttgcacatctttcagtcttgctgctacagaaaaacaaaaccaggagagagaagaagaagaaaaaaaacccatctctgattcctttattatgcttctccatgcttaattctaacacctcctcctgtgagcccagagagcactcagctatgctaatgggaaggtatcacagctcagcaaatgcatgacttgctaaggcaaacaaattattggctggaactaactcagaaaaagatggccctggctttttttttggtcttcctgCCACGCTGTCTGTACTATGGTTTTAGATACCTTTCCTTGCATGGAAGGGTGCATGATTTATCAAAACTGGagagcttgcagagaaaaaggctgcaaaattattttgtatctgacacaatcgttagtattattatttcttctgtagctgggaaggacacttataaaacatctaacaagctgctaaggagattgcctaaagcactgatttaaaaatctgctgctagagcctattccttggtgctctgtacatatttcaagctccagtatctttgtacggaagggaattcagatgaaatttctgaaTAGTTTACAGGGTCTTTCTGACAGTTTAGTGGGTGCTCTCTTCAACTATTGGGCCTAAGTTATctgctgatgacatgaatcagagGTGCCTGGAAAAGGCTGGTGCAGTCTGAGCAAGCGTGTTGTAGAGCAGAAGGGCATTCAGACCTCCTACTTTGCgctgctgaagagcaacaaccccctctgctcacatgcatattgcaagccccccagatgtcttctgaattGAAACCAAGTGCAGTTAGCCAGATGTCAACTGCTGAGTGAAGAACGCTGTTGCATGGTCTTGTATGGGTAATCCAACATGAGCTCTGCTTCAGCCAAAAATTGCACTGTAATCCAGCCTGCCTAGAAGTCCTGGTCCTGCTAAAGGGGATGCCAGCGGAGGCCAGCTGCTGGTactttctcggggggggggggggggggagaaatctatTTTGTGCAGTCGCTGTGTCAGATCACCCAGGtccagcagaaggagcaaacttTGACAAGCAGCAGAGCCCAGTCTGTCCTCCTGGTGGCTCTGCTTACATGCTCAGAGTCAAACGTCTGCATATGCACATCACTGCATCAGAGGCTGAATGTGCCTCTTAATCCTGGTGAAGTGAAGTCAAGGACTTGAAAACTGGTGCTCATCAGATCTACGCAGAGGAACTGTATTTCTCTAGTTACAGGGACTGTGGCTTGTCTTGAGCATGAGCTGCCTTTTGAATGGTAAGTGTGGAGTTTATAATCACTAATCCCTATATTTTATATGGCACTTTTCATTAGCAgatcacaaagcattttgcagaagaaggtcaaaatcatgatctccattttaaagatggggacaaggagctgaaggGCCGCAAAAAAAGTCTCCCCACAGGCAGCTGACAGAACTAAGGACAGTATCCCACAGTTCCCACATCCAGCTCAATGATCTGGCATCTCTAGTCCCATTATTAACACTGGGAAGACTCCCTTTAATTGGTGTCGAATGTTTGAAAGTGGAAGGAGCTGTCGTCATGGATACAGCATCCACAGGCTCTCCTTTGACTTGGTTGGAGCAGTTCTCTTTCACAATAGCTCTGTGGTCTTCAGATGTCAATGCAacaatgagcacagaaatagggattcatttgcaactggtgcagatgcttactatgcaataagaagacaaaataaatcgtTGACTGTAACCCTCTTAGATTAACTGAGCTAGCTGATTCACTGATTTGTCCAGCAccaactgctcaggagcagactCTCAGGCCCTGTTGAATCAGTTACCTTCCATGACTTGTGACATGAAACTTTCACTCAGTTTGTGTCCTTCACAACAGAGCATCAGTATTATCTCCATCCCCTGCCTTGGACACTAGCTCTCCTCAACAacatgtggtctcagcactgaacagggagaacccccccccccattccttcacacacacacaccctagcaagaatatttcagctggtgacagacatggctgagaactcacctgtggtgttgctgacatcctacaaacaacctccctgccattccctgccttcttcctccccatgcGGGGACACTCAGCTCATCAGAGCATCACACCATctccttctcagaggtgccagctTTCCCATCTGAGCTTGGCCCAGCCCTCAGGTGGCTCCTTACATATCTTCCTTCCAATAAGAGGTTTTGCCATGCTTTCAGAGCCAATATTCAGATTACCTCTGGCAGCACACCTGAGGGGTGGCACGTTAGGCTCACCTTGTGCAAGAAcagccctggggaaaggggcatTTTTGCAGTGCCTCACAGAGACCTCCTTATCCACAACAGCCTTCAGTTTGGGGAGCAGAACCGTTtacaggaatgagcccagctggtGCAGAGAGTTTGGCCAGCTGTTAAAAATAGGGATAGACTGATCCAGctgtattgcagaaatgctgatttctaacttagctgttttaaagaagtgtatttttcttccttgtctagtGTGGATGAGGTGGGTTAAATCATCCTTCCtatgttaaataaattgaaatggtaGCAGCACAGTCAAAGCTTGTGGCCAGGCAGCTTGCCCAAGCAAGGCTCAGCTCTCTGTCCTTCCACTAGTCTCTTCCAGATTGTTGTTATAGGGATTTACGAGCACTTGCAACACGCTCAGCACATCTGAGATAAAGTAGATgagaagcaaatctctgcttctggatctctgtcctcccccaccccagactgGAACAGTTCCTAGTACATACTGATGGGTTAGGTTCAGTTCTGAAGACCAAACTTTGCTCAGCCAATTACTGCATTCAGTCAATACCACCcatgctgtccaaaaaaaaaaaaaaaaaaagcgccaaaCTCCTTTTCAGAGCAGTCAGCTTGATGTTGTCTGGTCCTTCAGAGTCAGTCTACCTCTTGGGTCCTTTGGCTGTTTTAGCAACCTGCCACTGAGTTGGATACAGTCTCTATAGCAGCGACTCCAGCCCTGAGATGCTGGCACAGGTTTTCTCATTGACTGTCAGTGGTCTAGCAGCAATGGATTCTCCACTTCAGTTCACCACTCTCAGCTTCCCTAATCTCTCTGCATCACCTTATATTAGGTGATCAGCCTACAAGCACAAGGTATAGCCAATGCCAATTCTGGCTACCTCTTCCTGTCctgctttactttccctctcctcctctgctgctaaaagagatggggaaaaaggttacccattaaaccaaaataatttgatttaacagATTCCAGGGGAAGGGGTATGCTGATCTTTATTGGAggagaaaaacccagacaaaggaaactctcctgtttcttttttcaagagtctccctttatttttgaccgttcatctttattttccttataaatacagGTGCTCAGCAGCTTCAGCCAAGGCAACAGTGGTAATTGTCACCATAACTACACAGTTGTTGAAACCTGACTGTCCAGCAGTATGCTAAACTCCACAGCAGGCTGACAGCTATCACACTCAATACATCTTTCTAAGATGATAGAAAGGCTAAGCAAGGCTAAGCCAATACTACAAAGGATCTGAACAGCAATTTCCATctggagagtttctgttcctctgtgatacaaaccactgggacatgctctttggtactaacagcagcatacccacaacacaaaattgcttgctgttttctacctctgtatgagtttttttctgctaaggggacttagcaaaacattttactttcaaaaagagccatgaaaaataaatgataaagAGTGGGTGCAAGAGGGAATAGTAGCAGGTTCTTGGAAATCAGTatggttttgaaaggttttctgcagGAGTACAGGTGCTGAGCCAGGATGATACACTCATCTCTTtgtaaacagttctgcttttctctgatggcaactaaaggaatttaagaagaaatctagctgtttgctttttactgtgtgacAGCTCACACTCACCATAGGCAGTAGAAGCAAAAACATTCATGTTTTTTTGTCTGGGAAACCCACAGGGTTTTACATACACACTACCCACGCACAGTCAGGCGTCTAGATCTAGGTGAACCATTTTAGGTAGACTGCAGATAGGTCTTACAGAATGTTCCTAGGAATGAAACGCTGAcaatataaggaaaaagcagcattggGATTCATCTGGAAAGACCTTTTGAACTAGGCTAACCTTGTTGGGCAGGGAAGATAGACTGCAATATTGCAATGTAGATAGACAGACCATGACTGGACCAGGGGCTCTCGTGGAACACAAGTTGCAGCACCTAGTGATTACTGCTCCTCACCATGCACTGCATGTTCCTGCGGGacacagtgagaaatgaaggttatgtcccaacacgtgggtgagcaaagctgtggtgggcagccaagcagaggagtgcctcaagtgatgacacatgactttatttcagaaagctttctgcatcatacatgcttgatcttaatttatttagaggtggcttgggatcaccaggcttgcttattttttacatgcaagaatgcctgttgttacaaaactgttcttgaatcCTGAGTACTCCTGGATTAGAAGTCATTGATCAGTTTTAAGCACTGCAGGGGAGGGATGATTTACTATCAACAGCAGGAGTCACAGTTCAGGGGAAACTTTTATATCAGTACTAGCTAGAGAAGTTGGTTCCCACAAGAGTAGGTATTAGAGGACTTACtcccctcaccttccttctcttttgtccctttttgtgaTCCTACAGAGGCTCTAGAAGATGGTGTGAAAGGTCCCACCAGCCAGGCAAGAGGTCTATTATGTTCCACATACTCCAGCAGTTCATCCGTGCACTCCTGGCCTGTGTTCATTAAATGGTGTTTCTGGGTCAGGATGTTCCTGGACAGgtcttggaaagaagcagcagcctgcaaggagttgtgggtctcctgtaattcctgctgtacctgctgcatCTTGTCCTGGATGTTGGATGGGAAGCCTTGGCTGTTGGCCAGTAGAGTCTGCAGAGTGTGCTGCAGTTGCTGGGTGATGCCATGAGACATGGCCAGAATCTGGACCTCCAGCCActacaggggaggaaaggaagctttagaagcagctcccagtgcacccactcccaccccaaaacagcttCAGTGAGCCAGCATCTCCGGCAGACCACTATCTTCAGCTCCAAGGAAGTTGCGTCCTCACTCTCTTTTGGCTGCTTCTTGTTCCAGGTCAGCCACATCtggtgcagcttctcctgcccattttgaagcttctgaTCAATACCCTGCTTGTCACAATCAATCTGGAGTAGGACAGGAAAGCAAAGACAAGAGTGAATTACTATAGCAGCAAGACTTGCCTTGTGACTACCCCAGCCAGCTTGTGAGCTGGCACAGAGATCCTCCTGGTCTTCACAGGGAGTAAAGGGGAAGACTGCTGTACAGCAAGCAGCTTCAAGACAGGACGCTTGGAGACAGAACAGTGTTCCTACCAGCTCAATGACCTCCTGCAACTTTGAGAAAGTCTCCTGCGTGACCGTCTTGATCTTCCTCACTTTGGCTAAGAAGCACTGGTAGGCTTTTTGATGCAGATGAGTGGGCAAGGAACTCAGATGTATGAAATAACCCTGATGGTCTGACTGCTGCTGGACAGCTGCCCCTTCAGTCCCCTCCACAGAGACCACAaggtcagctggaaaaaacagcgatGAGAAGTTAATTGTTAATTGTCCTAGAGTGCATACGACAGACAGTCAGCAGTCATGAAGCCTTGCAGGTTAGAGTCAGAGTGACCATGGCTTTTAAAAGTGTCTGTATCCCCCAAATATAGCAGGAACTGGGAGGCCGAGTACCCCAACCACACACACTCGCGCTACCTCTCTACATTGCAGAGAAGCCTAGAAAGatcttctttgcagatctgcctcacgcaagtgttttctgacctagttcctcatctgtgatggggaaatggtgatccgattttcctggcacagcttccaCACTTCTGTCAGTGATCTTGCCTGCTTCGCAATCCACTGCCATGCCCTGGCTGGTCACCACGGACCTAGCAGACTCCaggactctctgaacaacttccctggctgcctccaacaCCACCACTCTGATCGCAGCGTCTTCGGCACCAGTGATGCTGGGTGACACCAGCTCTTTGATGCCAGAGAGAATgtagagagagatcagaagacTGAATGTACCCACTTCTGTAGAACAGCATTTGGTACAACCGTGAGGTTGATGAGACTATTTCAACATCAGAGCTATTTGACCAGCCCAGGTGGGGAATAAGTCAGACTACAAGTGTGAGTAAGCTCTGCTTGGGGTGCAGTTCACCCagtttgtgggatgtggaaactgtaatgagacttgcatgggaccttccacaaaaataatctgacagtttgttaaaattgtcattgagagcttcagtgagaagaacgtgggacaacaaatgttaagaaacttcacctcaggttagagtattcaaatttgtcaagggacagtagtccagcagcaaggatacaaagagtttccagctgtgctctaaCATCTTCCCAGAAGATGGACTCTAGAACATGCATGTAGCAGAGTACCAACCCACcagctgggagagaaggggacagaagggcaagtcagaacagctgtgacagctccagagggttctggctttgcagcttcaaacttttcccagttgggacagagctgcaggattGAAACTCTCAACACAGAGTGCTCAAGTAACACTCATTTGTTTTTGGAGAGTAactatttgtttgtttcctttgtcttttaatcatttcagcaggaaagtccagcgccaggagtgtctgcactgcagctactgaatacagattacagtatgtttgccatctaacttcagaatttgcatttaagtCTATTGACTAAATGTACCAGGCTTGATCAGACAGTCAAAAGAGCCATTCAGGCAAAAAGAACCAAAGGAAGTTGGgagtgaaaggaggagctggtttaGGCTGTTAGAGGAGCCTTGGggtaggaagcagggggaacggacatctgagccagcccaagggaactggcaggtacccaggtctcatctcctctgtgagggagagcgttccagaagaacatgtcatggacaccaagaagggggggggggaatgttccTAGTTGGCGAGAATTTCTAGTTCTGTGTTAGATTGAAGGATTAGCATTTTTAGTCAAGGTACTCCTTCAGTCAATAttggttctttcctctccagtagaAGTTGCGTGTATGTAGATTCAACTGGTCTGTAACAAGGCTTTTCTCTGGAGGTCATAGCCACCCACcacccttc of Apteryx mantelli isolate bAptMan1 unplaced genomic scaffold, bAptMan1.hap1 HAP1_SCAFFOLD_78, whole genome shotgun sequence contains these proteins:
- the LOC136996728 gene encoding perilipin-3-like; this encodes MKECIYLGQDKLEDKLPNLQEPDDKLVSPSITGAEDAAIRVVVLEAAREVVQRVLESARSVVTSQGMAVDCEAGKITDRSVEAVPGKSDHHFPITDEELADLVVSVEGTEGAAVQQQSDHQGYFIHLSSLPTHLHQKAYQCFLAKVRKIKTVTQETFSKLQEVIELIDCDKQGIDQKLQNGQEKLHQMWLTWNKKQPKESEDATSLELKIVWLEVQILAMSHGITQQLQHTLQTLLANSQGFPSNIQDKMQQVQQELQETHNSLQAAASFQDLSRNILTQKHHLMNTGQECTDELLEYVEHNRPLAWLVGPFTPSSRASVGSQKGTKEKEAAEEERESKAGQEEVARIGIGYTLCL